Proteins from a single region of Strix uralensis isolate ZFMK-TIS-50842 chromosome 12, bStrUra1, whole genome shotgun sequence:
- the KCTD19 gene encoding LOW QUALITY PROTEIN: BTB/POZ domain-containing protein KCTD19 (The sequence of the model RefSeq protein was modified relative to this genomic sequence to represent the inferred CDS: inserted 1 base in 1 codon; deleted 3 bases in 3 codons; substituted 7 bases at 7 genomic stop codons), which translates to MSTGTGRNSPSLASTVKVGTSTLQRTQLTTPPQAFPQQRPRGVRAASAPALNPSLVDSIQVYQEPDSVMESAEEELINFNVSGXYISIPXSQVAQFPESLLWKEASVQDQSENLRLFIDQDGFVFVFRHLHYYVQTSKLSFLSCVELNLLDEQALIXQLTPLLQLLDNLKKEKYNLRVQPSGTPIAERLFLNYWRTQECANKPSEIPPTVPLFLGLHKRAPLGLVDTPLLDTEHEVSYCFLPLDLVTYPVLVHDDNSLWLLENAALIKCKCSELRFIVNIFSEQRKLPDDFSHVDALEEEVLILGIPVFMDAGKIYRGGCSAGAGGRRRAAAGGSPPQSPLHAMALGLLANSPESALGSXLGRSCLHLSSNGVLFQHARNWLGTCRLPLTENISEIEELCAYFDQRDTTCKPMKDALKRYLKQQMPAESRDFSRALSFXNADWTAEVSVCLLHQVVXVYVGSNWYETYLQTLLKYPELLSKDKKVCWLACGQTLLIYGDGQMFRHILNFLRLGKFVLPNEFKQWPPFCQEAAEYQSPSLLEALYHSDSYRLWFQNNEVYKGVSLPCRRLSIVSWNEEHEFSKDPKEVYPCAAVDSTKCCIKTWSNIKKLKGKQETSGVKYSEMILQAKGIKRRNTPGGYDTCSDSLVNSSFYKHLGSPSRKREMRSSLTEQVESKDSASHIQKLISLVDTVSSKRCDFQHMRTSDSGVTESVSQCNTPEKDRGVKAPVASAPGKISFTIQGNDHVTQCEVGVEGKQLEKYVFTQSLPVTPRAGTHQCSTIKTTPAVGNDAENVNREQPEGSFSSEGRDKTLQMKLIKDSHRNVGLILKAEHPLVVQTSVVCSAGLDGSQLDAPTHQALPKDIVFLTFALSHEDIFYTRKCHFILTDVILNSVRXKDPKEIPAKVLVTLVNRLWTQHLTPREFVADLLTMEYFKGGINVPXELLQWVEVGLQTHRVKEAQGPVLKSRYNASKIHIKKITFIRQINQTLKKQYQVNITKGFSSNVETFETEKFRKFHVPLVALSRMPPPAKAPQTSHSGGTEVPGGVLRQRRSKEPGPVTPEGGAPPPQGTLGSNFATRTGPNGDRDLPRGQWLRGEWRKLEPGAF; encoded by the exons ATGAGTACTGGAACTGGAAGGAATTCACCTTCTCTGGCCTCAACCGTCAAGGTGGGCACCTCCACCCTGCAAAGAACGCAGCTAACGACCCCTCCACAGGCCTTCCCACAGCAG CGTCCTCGGGGTGTGCGAGCAGCCTCCGCTCCAGCTTTAAATCCATCTCTGGTGGACAG TATACAGGTATACCAG GAACCAGACAGTGTTATGGAATCTGCAGAAGAAGagttaattaattttaatgtcaGTGGCTGATATATCTCAATTCCCTGAAGT CAAGTCGCTCAGTTTCCTGAATCTCTGTTGTGGAAAGAAGCTTCTGTACAAGATCAGTCTGAA AATCTAAGATTATTTATTGACCAAGATGGTTTTGT TTTTGTATTTAGGCACCTTCATTATTACGTGCAGACTTCAAAGTTATCTTTTCTCAGCTGTGTTGAATTGAATCTATTGGATGAGCAAGCATTAATTTAGCAGCTGACACCTTTATTACAA CTTTTAGATAATTTGAAGAAGGAGAAATATAATTTACGTGTCCAGCCTTCAGGTACACCAATAGCTGAAAGATTGTTTCTGAATTACTGGAGAACACAAGAATGTGCCAACAAGCCATCAGAGATTCCTCCAACAGTTCC tcttttcctaggGTTACACAAAAGAGCTCCCCTAGGGCTAGTGGATACACCCTTGCTAGATACAGAACACGAGGTCAGTTACTGTTTTTTGCCACTAGATTTGGTGACATATCCTGTACTAGTTCATGATGACAATTCGCTGTGGCTGCTTGAGAACGCAGCCCTGATCAAGTGCAAGTGCAGTGAGTTGCGTTTCATAG TTAACATCTTCTCTGAGCAAAGAAAATTGCCTGATGACTTCTCCCACGTAGATGCCTTGGAGGAAGAGGTTTTAATTCTGGGAATTCCTGTGTTTATGGATGCTGGGAAGATCTATAGAG GCGGCTGCTCCGCGGGGGCTGGGGGACGgcggagggcagcagcaggggggTCCCCACCGCAGTCACCGCTCCACGCCATGGCACTGGGACTGCTGGCCAACTCCCCGGAGTCAGCTCTGGGCA acctgggcaggagctgcctccacCTCTCCAGCAATGGCGTCCTCTTCCAGCACGCCAG GAATTGGCTGGGAACTTGCCGACTTCCtctcactgaaaatatttctgaaatcgAAGAGCTCTGTGCTTATTTCGACCAAAGAGACACCACATGTAAGCCAATGAAAGATGCTTTAAAACGCTATCTGAAACAACAGATGCCAGCAGAGAGCAGAGATTTCTCAAGagctctttcattttaaa ATGCAGACTGGACAGCAGAAGTATCCGTGTGCTTACTCCATCAGGTTGTGTAAGTTTATGTAGGAAGTAACTGGTATGAAACTTATTTACAGACTTTATTGAAG taccCAGAGCTGCTGTCAAAAGACAAGAAAGTCTGTTGGCTCGCATGTGGTCAAACTCTTCTAATCTATGGAGATGGGCAAATGTTTCGGCACATTCTCAACTTTCTAAGACTTGGGAAATTCGTTTTGCCAAATGAATTTAA ACAATGGCCTCCCTTTTGTCAAGAAGCAGCGGAGTACCAGAGCCCTTCTCTTTTAGAGGCTCTTTATCACTCTGATTCATACAG ATTATGGTTCCAAAACAATGAAGTGTACAAAGGAGTTTCTCTTCCATGTAGAAGATTAAGTATTGTGTCTTGGAATGAAGAGCATGAGTTCAGCAAAGACCCGAAAGAA gTGTACCCATGTGCAGCTGTGGATTCCACAAAATGCTGTATTAAGACATGGAGTAATATAAAAAAACTGAAGGGAAAGCAAGAGACCAGTGGGGTGAAGTATTCTGAAATGATTTTGCAGGCTAAAGGGATAAAGCGGAGGAATACACCTGGAGGATACGACACATGCTCGGACAGCCTGGTAAACTCCAGCTTTTACAAACACTTGGGAAGCCCTTcaaggaagagagagatgagAAGCAGTTTAACAGAGCAAGTAGAAAGTAAAGACTCAGCAAGTCACAtccagaaattaatttccctggta GACACGGTGAGCTCCAAAAGGTGTGATTTTCAGCATATGAGAACATCTGACAGTGGTGTCACAGAGAGTGTATCTCAGTGCAACACTCCTGAAAAGGACAGAGGTGTCAAAGCTCCTGTTGCCTCTGCTCCTGGAAAAATAAGCTTTACAATTCAAGGGAACGATCACGTTACCCAATGTGAAGTTGGGGTTGAAGGAAAGCAGCTGGAGAAGTACGTGTTCACACAGAGTTTGCCAGTTACTCCAAGGGCTGGAACGCATCAATGCAGCACCATAAAAACTACTCCTGCAGTAGGAAACGATGCAGAGAATGTAAACAGGGAGCAACCAGAAG GAAGTTTTTCCAGTGAAGGAAGAGACAAAACCTTGCAAATGAAACTCATAAAAGACA GCCACAGAAACGTAGGATTGATTCTTAAAGCTGAACATCCTCTGGTTGTACAAACAAGCGTTGTTTGCAGCGCTGGGCTGGATGGCAGCCAGCTGGATGCTCCAACCCATCAAGCACTGCCCAAAG ATATAGTTTTTCTTACCTTTGCTCTCTCGCATGAGGACATATTCTACACCAGGAAGTGCCACTTTATCCTGACTGATGTCATCCTGAACTCAGTAAGGTAGAAGGATCCCAAAGAAATCCCAGCCAAGGTC TTGGTCACCCTTGTGAACAGGCTGTGG ACCCAGCATCTCACACCCAGGGAGTTTGTGGCTGATTTATTGACCATGGAATATTTTAAAGGGGGCATAAATGTTCCCTGAGAGCTACTTCAGTGGGTGGAA GTTGGTTTGCAGA CCCATCGTGTGAAGGAGG CCCAGGGCCCCGTGTTGAAATCAAGATACAACGCAAGCAAGattcatataaagaaaataacCTTTATTAGACAAATCAATCAAACCCTGAAGAAACAGTATCAGGTAAACATTACTAAAGGTTTTTCCAGCAATGTAGAAACCTTTGAAACTGAGAAATTCAGGAAGTTTCATGTTCCTCTTGTTGCATTA tcTCGGATGCCCCCACCAGCCAAAGCTCCTCAGACAAGCCACAGCGGTGGGACTGAAGTACCTGGAGGGGTGTTGAGGCAGAGGCGAAGCAAAGAGCCAGGCCCTGTCACCCCAGAAGGCGGGGCACCGCCGCCACAGGGCACGCTGGGGTCTAACTTTGCAACTAGAACTGGGCCCAATGGGGACAGAGACCTGCCACGGGGACAGTGGCTGCGTGGGGAGTGGCGTAAATTAGAGCCAGGAGCCTTCTGA